One Phaseolus vulgaris cultivar G19833 chromosome 4, P. vulgaris v2.0, whole genome shotgun sequence DNA window includes the following coding sequences:
- the LOC137838083 gene encoding protein tesmin/TSO1-like CXC 5 isoform X2: MQGLESPKSRSRPNFEMKDATPKKQKQCNCKHSKCLKLYCECFASGIYCDGCNCVNCFNNVENEAARREAVEATLERNPNAFRPKIASSPHGTRDSREEAGDVLILGKHNKGCHCKKSGCLKKYCECFQANILCSENCKCMDCKNFEGSEERQALFHGDQNNMAYIQQAANAAITGAIGSSGYSSPPVSKKRKGQELFFWPTTKDPSISKLGQQVNHVRGPAPSSSLSPISGARVGTATLGPSKFMYRSLLADIIQPQHLKELCSVLVLVSGQAAKTLTDQKILMEKHAEDQTETSLASSSQEPLPPNQMEGHVEKTVADDCSSANQTDKISPDDSSSDGADVPKGRPMSPGTLALMCDEQDTMFMTAASPIGPMAHACNTSSQFPYGQGMTEVYAEQERIVLTKFRDFLNRVITMGEINETKCSSLARNELENQKDPIINGVGNASSRQHGASSNGVTKPAASPLATTSTSMIPANISENGESKVKIEKDI; the protein is encoded by the exons ATGCAAGGGTTGG AATCTCCAAAATCTAGATCAAGACCTAACTTTGAAATGAAAGATGCTACACCCAAGAAGCAAAAGCAGTGCAATTGTAAACACTCTAAATGCTTAAAGCT GTATTGTGAATGTTTTGCATCAGGAATATATTGTGATGGTTGCAACTGTGTAAATTGTTTCAACAATGTTGAAAATGAAGCTGCCAGAAGAGAAGCTGTTGAAGCTACCTTGGAGCGCAATCCAAATGCATTTAGGCCCAAAATTGCTAGTAGCCCACATGGAACACGTGATAGCAGG GAGGAGGCTGGGGATGTTTTAATATTAGGAAAACATAACAAGGGGTGTCATTGTAAAAAATCTGGGTGCCTCAAGAAGTACTGCGAATGCTTTCAAGCCAACATTCTTTGTTCTGAAAATTGTAAATGCATGGACTGCAAGAATTTTGAGGGAAGTGAAGAAAGGCAAGCTTTGTTTCATGGAGatcaaaataacatggcatatATTCAGCAAGCGGCAAACGCTGCCATAACTGGAGCTATTGGTTCCTCTGGTTATTCATCACCTCCGGTAtccaagaaaagaaaaggtcaGGAACTCTTCTTTTGGCCTACAACCAAGGATCCATCCATTAGCAAGTTGGGACAACAG GTAAACCATGTCAGAGGTCCAGCACCTTCTTCATCTTTGTCACCTATCTCAGGCGCTCGTGTTGGAACTGCAACGTTAGGTCCTTCAAAATTTATGTACAG GTCTCTTTTAGCAGACATTATTCAACCACAGCACCTCAAGGAGCTATGCTCAGTTCTGGTGCTAGTATCAGGACAAGCTGCAAAGACACTTACAG ACCAGAAAATTTTAATGGAAAAGCATGCAGAAGATCAGACAGAAACATCCCTTGCTTCGTCAAGTCAAGAGCCATTACCACCAAATCAAATGGAAGGTCATGTTGAGAAGACTGTGGCTGATGATTGTTCGAGTGCAAACCAAACAGATAAAATCAGCCCAGATGATTCCAGCTCCGATGGTGCTGATGTCCCAAAAGGAAGGCCAATGTCTCCTGGGACTTTAGCCTTGATGTGTGATGAGCAAGATACAATGTTCATGACAGCCGCCTCCCCCATTGGGCCAATGGCTCATGCTTGCAATACATCTTCACAATTTCCTTATGGACAAGGAATGACAGAGGTCTATGCTGAGCAAGAAAGGATTGTATTAACAAAGTTTAGGGATTTTCTCAATAGGGTTATCACTATGGGAGAAATCAATG AAACAAAGTGTTCTTCGTTGGCCAGAAATGAATTAGAGAATCAAAAGGACCCAATCATCAATGGCGTTGGAAATGCCAGCTCGCGTCAACATGGAGCCAGTAGCAATGGTGTTACCAAACCTGCTGCTTCACCTTTGGCAACAACTTCGACAAGTATGATCCCTGCCAATATTTCTGAAAATGGGGAATCTAAGGTCAAAATCGAAAAAGATATATGA
- the LOC137838083 gene encoding protein tesmin/TSO1-like CXC 5 isoform X1 gives MGEGEGAGCAPKNALSSEVVAPAVVSTAALEVPARKLARQLDFTGAPEHPQQQPVAVLPLPPQAPHARVGKPESPKSRSRPNFEMKDATPKKQKQCNCKHSKCLKLYCECFASGIYCDGCNCVNCFNNVENEAARREAVEATLERNPNAFRPKIASSPHGTRDSREEAGDVLILGKHNKGCHCKKSGCLKKYCECFQANILCSENCKCMDCKNFEGSEERQALFHGDQNNMAYIQQAANAAITGAIGSSGYSSPPVSKKRKGQELFFWPTTKDPSISKLGQQVNHVRGPAPSSSLSPISGARVGTATLGPSKFMYRSLLADIIQPQHLKELCSVLVLVSGQAAKTLTDQKILMEKHAEDQTETSLASSSQEPLPPNQMEGHVEKTVADDCSSANQTDKISPDDSSSDGADVPKGRPMSPGTLALMCDEQDTMFMTAASPIGPMAHACNTSSQFPYGQGMTEVYAEQERIVLTKFRDFLNRVITMGEINETKCSSLARNELENQKDPIINGVGNASSRQHGASSNGVTKPAASPLATTSTSMIPANISENGESKVKIEKDI, from the exons ATGGGTGAAGGCGAAGGAGCAGGTTGCGCTCCGAAGAATGCGTTGTCGTCGGAAGTTGTTGCGCCGGCGGTAGTGTCCACGGCGGCGCTGGAAGTTCCGGCAAGGAAGCTGGCGCGGCAGCTCGATTTCACGGGCGCGCCGGAGCATCCACAGCAGCAGCCGGTGGCGGTGTTGCCGTTGCCGCCGCAGGCGCCTCATGCAAGGGTTGG GAAACCAGAATCTCCAAAATCTAGATCAAGACCTAACTTTGAAATGAAAGATGCTACACCCAAGAAGCAAAAGCAGTGCAATTGTAAACACTCTAAATGCTTAAAGCT GTATTGTGAATGTTTTGCATCAGGAATATATTGTGATGGTTGCAACTGTGTAAATTGTTTCAACAATGTTGAAAATGAAGCTGCCAGAAGAGAAGCTGTTGAAGCTACCTTGGAGCGCAATCCAAATGCATTTAGGCCCAAAATTGCTAGTAGCCCACATGGAACACGTGATAGCAGG GAGGAGGCTGGGGATGTTTTAATATTAGGAAAACATAACAAGGGGTGTCATTGTAAAAAATCTGGGTGCCTCAAGAAGTACTGCGAATGCTTTCAAGCCAACATTCTTTGTTCTGAAAATTGTAAATGCATGGACTGCAAGAATTTTGAGGGAAGTGAAGAAAGGCAAGCTTTGTTTCATGGAGatcaaaataacatggcatatATTCAGCAAGCGGCAAACGCTGCCATAACTGGAGCTATTGGTTCCTCTGGTTATTCATCACCTCCGGTAtccaagaaaagaaaaggtcaGGAACTCTTCTTTTGGCCTACAACCAAGGATCCATCCATTAGCAAGTTGGGACAACAG GTAAACCATGTCAGAGGTCCAGCACCTTCTTCATCTTTGTCACCTATCTCAGGCGCTCGTGTTGGAACTGCAACGTTAGGTCCTTCAAAATTTATGTACAG GTCTCTTTTAGCAGACATTATTCAACCACAGCACCTCAAGGAGCTATGCTCAGTTCTGGTGCTAGTATCAGGACAAGCTGCAAAGACACTTACAG ACCAGAAAATTTTAATGGAAAAGCATGCAGAAGATCAGACAGAAACATCCCTTGCTTCGTCAAGTCAAGAGCCATTACCACCAAATCAAATGGAAGGTCATGTTGAGAAGACTGTGGCTGATGATTGTTCGAGTGCAAACCAAACAGATAAAATCAGCCCAGATGATTCCAGCTCCGATGGTGCTGATGTCCCAAAAGGAAGGCCAATGTCTCCTGGGACTTTAGCCTTGATGTGTGATGAGCAAGATACAATGTTCATGACAGCCGCCTCCCCCATTGGGCCAATGGCTCATGCTTGCAATACATCTTCACAATTTCCTTATGGACAAGGAATGACAGAGGTCTATGCTGAGCAAGAAAGGATTGTATTAACAAAGTTTAGGGATTTTCTCAATAGGGTTATCACTATGGGAGAAATCAATG AAACAAAGTGTTCTTCGTTGGCCAGAAATGAATTAGAGAATCAAAAGGACCCAATCATCAATGGCGTTGGAAATGCCAGCTCGCGTCAACATGGAGCCAGTAGCAATGGTGTTACCAAACCTGCTGCTTCACCTTTGGCAACAACTTCGACAAGTATGATCCCTGCCAATATTTCTGAAAATGGGGAATCTAAGGTCAAAATCGAAAAAGATATATGA
- the LOC137838080 gene encoding subtilisin-like protease SBT6.1 isoform X1 codes for MATISHQWSIFSLSLLILCVALFQTLTPNSAPPPPNYIVAFRHYAAADRHRAYLESALSTEGWRWIPRQNPAAQFPTDFGLVAIEDSGVVDEIRNLGSVKYVSLDVSYKRGLLTKDQPRNKKVGAFEDGTKKRPGKIFTAMSFCEAEEEDEKNVGNRSSSVKWGRELLLQRSQVTSMFGAEDLWAKGYTGAKVKMAIFDTGIRADHPHFRNIKERTNWTSEDTLNDNLGHGTFVAGVIAGVDSECLGFAPDTEIYAFRVFTDAQVSYTSWFLDAFNYAIATNMDVLNLSIGGPDYLDLPFVEKIWEITANNIIMVSAIGNDGPLYGTLNNPADQSDIIGVGGIDYSDHIASFSSRGMSTWELPHGYGRVKPDIVAYGRDIMGSKISAGCKSLSGTSVASPVVAGIVCLLVSIIPEPERKSILNPASMKQALVEGAAKLSGPNMYEQGAGRVNLLESYEILKSYKPRTSIFPSVLDYTDCPYTWPFCRQPLYAGAMPVIFNATILNGMGVIGYVESPPTWHPFNEEGNLLSIHFTYSEIIWPWTGYLALHMQIKEEGAQFSGRIEGNVTLKVSSPPAQGEKDPRVSICVLQLKLNVVPTPQRSKRILWDQFHNIKYPPGYIPRDSLDVRNDILDWHGDHLHTNFHIMFNMLRDAGYYIESLGSPLTCFDARHYGTLLLVDLEDEYFPEEIEKLRDDVVNTGLGLAVFAEWYNVDSMVKMRFFDDNTRSWWTPVTGGANIPALNDLLAPFGIAFGDKILTGDFSLLGEQNRYASGTNIVRFPRGGYVHSFPFLDSSESGATQSVLLTSGSTKADSPILGLMAMGKGRIAVYGDSNCLDSSHMVTNCFSLLRKILDFTSEDVRDPTLFSDSIKQDSPLYEADNQLPSRRSDVNFSSYSAIVGKEMICGTDTRFEIWGTKGYSLQVRGRNRRLPGFPVIDLGSGFNSSSDTSNTRRPRLTVRNKDDSLGNRYLGLFYEDEPDAPILVVGHWLVPFVVAVTGVLLLSFWRIRQKRRRRRKGSSSGRLANI; via the exons ATGGCCACCATTTCTCACCAATGGAGCATCTTTTCACTCTCTCTCCTCATTCTCTGCGTCGCCCTCTTCCAAACCCTAACACCCAATTCCGCTCCTCCCCCTCCCAATTACATCGTTGCCTTCCGCCACTACGCCGCCGCCGACCGCCACCGCGCCTACCTCGAATCCGCCCTCAGCACTGAGGGATGGCGCTGGATCCCGCGGCAGAACCCGGCGGCGCAGTTCCCCACTGATTTCGGGCTGGTGGCCATCGAGGACTCCGGGGTGGTCGACGAGATTCGGAATCTGGGGTCAGTTAAATACGTGAGCTTGGATGTGAGCTACAAGAGGGGTTTGTTGACGAAGGATCAGCCACGTAACAAGAAGGTTGGGGCGTTCGAGGATGGGACGAAGAAGCGCCCTGGGAAGATCTTCACTGCGATGTCGTTTTGCGAGgctgaagaagaagatgaaaaaaatgTTGGCAATCGCAGCAGTTCCGTCAAGTGGGGGCGGGAATTGTTGTTGCAG AGATCACAAGTTACGTCAATGTTTGGGGCTGAGGATCTTTGGGCGAAAGGGTACACTGGTGCCAAGGTCAAGATGGCTATATTTGATACTGGCATTCGGGCTGATCACCCTCATTTTCGTAATATCAAG GAGCGTACTAATTGGACCAGTGAAGATACTTTGAATGATAATCTTGGACATGGGACTTTTGTTGCGGGTGTAATTGCTGGTGTAGATTCTGAGTGCCTTGGTTTTGCACCGGACACTGAGATTTATGCATTTCGAGTGTTCACTGATGCACAG GTATCATATACATCATGGTTCCTTGATGCCTTCAACTATGCAATTGCAACCAATATGGATGTGTTGAACTTGAGCATAGGTGGACCTGATTACTTGGATCTCCCGTTTGTTGAAAAG ATATGGGAGATAACAGCAAATAATATAATCATGGTTTCTGCAATTGGAAATGATGGACCACTTTATGGAACTTTGAACAATCCAGCAGATCAAAGTGATATCATCGGTGTTGGTGGTATTGACTATAGTGACCATATAGCCTCCTTTTCCTCACGTGGCATGAGTACCTGGGAGCTTCCTCATGG TTACGGCCGCGTGAAGCCAGACATAGTTGCATATGGACGGGACATTATGGGATCAAAAATTAGTGCGGGCTGTAAAAGCTTATCAGGAACTAGTGTTGCAAGTCCTGTAGTTGCTGGTATTGTATGTTTGCTTGTCAGCATCATTCCTGAACCTGAGAGAAAAAGTATCTTAAACCCAGCAAGCATGAAACAAGCATTGGTTGAGGGTGCTGCAAAGCTTTCTGGGCCTAACATGTATGAGCAGGGTGCTGGCAGAGTTAATCT GTTAGAATCATATGAGATTCTTAAGAGCTACAAACCTAGGACAAGCATCTTTCCCAGTGTTCTTGATTATACAGATTGTCCTTACACATGGCCCTTTTGTCGTCAACCACTCTATGCAGGTGCCATGCCTGTCATCTTCAATGCCACCATTTTGAATGGAATGGGTGTTATTGGATACGTTGAAAGTCCACCAACATGGCACCCTTTTAATGAAGAAGGGAATCTTCTAAGCATACATTTTACTTATTCTGAGATCATTTGGCCTTGGACTGGTTATTTGGCTCTTCACATGCAAATAAAGGAAGAAGGTGCACAGTTTTCTGGTAGGATTGAAGGTAATGTGACTCTCAAGGTTTCTAGCCCCCCGGCTCAAGGTGAGAAGGACCCTCGAGTTAGCATCTGTGTGcttcaattaaaattaaatgtgGTGCCAACACCACAACGATCAAAACGAATTTTGTGGGATCAGTTTCACAATATCAAATACCCACCTGGATATATTCCTAGAGATTCCTTGGATGTTCGTAATGACATTCTTGACTGGCATGGGGATCATCTGCATACAAATTTTCACATCATGTTCAACATGTTACGAGATGCTGGTTACTATATTGAATCACTCGGTTCTCCTCTTACATGCTTTGATGCTCGGCACTATGGAACACTTCTGTTGGTGGATCTTGAGGATGAGTACTTTCCTGAGGAGATTGAAAAACTAAGAGATGATGTTGTAAATACTGGATTGGGATTAGCTGTCTTTGCTGAGTGGTATAATGTAGATTCCATGGTAAAGATGCGATTCTTTGATGACAATACACGAAGCTGGTGGACCCCAGTCACTGGAGGTGCTAATATTCCTGCACTTAATGATCTTTTGGCTCCATTTGGGATTGCTTTTGGAGATAAGATTCTGACTGGTGATTTTTCGCTTTTGGGTGAGCAGAATCGATATGCATCTGGGACAAATATAGTGAGGTTTCCAAGGGGTGGTTATGTTCATAGCTTTCCGTTTTTAGATAGTTCAGAAAGTGGAGCCACACAGAGTGTGCTGCTAACTTCTGGCTCAACCAAG GCAGATTCTCCAATTCTTGGTCTCATGGCAATGGGCAAAGGTCGCATAGCTGTGTATGGGGACTCCAATTGTTTGGACAGCAGTCATATGGTTACAAATTGTTTTTCCCTTCTGAGGAAAATACTGGATTTTACCAGTGAAGATGTTAGAGATCCAACACTTTTCTCTGATTCAATTAAACAAGACTCTCCCTTGTATGAAGCTGACAATCAGTTGCCATCCCGCAGAAGTGATGTAAATTTCTCTTCATATTCAGCTATTGTGGGTAAGGAAATGATCTGCGGGACCGACACAAGGTTTGAAATCTGGGGAACTAAGGGCTACAGCTTGCAAGTCAGAGGGAGAAACAGAAGACTGCCGGGTTTTCCTGTCATTGATTTGGGGAGCGGTTTCAATTCATCGTCTGACACTTCTAACACTAGACGACCAAGGTTGACAGTAAGAAACAAGGATGATTCTCTGGGGAACAGGTACTTAGGCCTGTTCTATGAAGACGAG CCTGATGCACCTATTCTGGTTGTTGGTCACTGGCTAGTTCCTTTTGTTGTCGCAGTAACTG GTGTTTTGCTATTGAGTTTTTGGCGAATTCGCCAAAAGAGGCGTAGACGAAGGAAAGGATCAAGTTCTGGTAGATTGGCCAACATATAG
- the LOC137838081 gene encoding uncharacterized protein, protein MARELMLSSSTLTAATCLFASISKTPPKSFNLSFGFKLVHHQYYHHHHLLPLACCFSVSSSSSQCSIDMSKYTEAFSRRMAMAGLKPHHQIALGVSGGPDSMALCVLTARWKTAGANVVTTENGGLIDGLLAIIVDHGLRAESKQEAHVVSHRVSEMGIRCEIASCDWPRGRPKQGHLQEAAREMRYQIFQEVCAKHQIGVLLIAHHADDQAELFILRLSRNSGVLGLAGMPFTSQIFPTYTHSVQEVQVNQGILLVRPLLEFSKEDMYKICQGGSEDWVEDPTNQSPLYARNRIRMVLNNLSSSKFKFELQAIISACRITRTYVDQIGYSLIHDAVIIKDHGYAVIDLQILCPLKIEDICLMKFLSLVLQFVSQRQRQVRGSAMKLLMDYIRTFPCKNSITAAGCYLCPDPGSRGSRLLVCCCSDDCALPLKMEFFESLSYGQEVHCAANELEKIIEDENSFANNLVPDASDVHFLDVNPTLILTEAKKLNIISESTYSNILALQKQETANFRSKTETSYDPASKHGVEIVTPSRKSLQPGQFCYFMDRFILTWSLKNKIDEDELSGLVDYEMDLSKEARSFCCTSCVVGHIPEVRHMIESDWLYLAELSKYPLSKNFTQYEVKSVNETKQIMDRTSPCLHYASVSAKQALHKLKSIPVAARRSLPVLITEQGQLQSIPSVDFKHCPFLMVHMEFRPKIPLGGGHTTFI, encoded by the exons ATGGCGCGAGAGCTAATGCTATCTTCTTCAACTCTCACTGCAGCAACTTGTCTCTTTGCTTCCATCTCCAAAACCCCACCAAAAAGTTTCAATCTTTCATTTGGTTTTAAACTTGTGCACCATCAATactatcatcatcatcatctacTTCCATTGGCTTGCTGCTTCAGCgtgtcttcttcctcttcccaATGTTCAATTGACATGTCCAAATACACAGAAGCATTTTCCAGACGAATGGCCATGGCTGGTCTCAAACCCCATCACCAAATTG CTTTGGGAGTCTCTGGTGGCCCTGACAGTATGGCACTCTGTGTGTTAACTGCTAGATGGAAAACTGCTGGTGCTAATGTTGTCACGACTGAGAATGGTGGTCTCATAGATGGGCTACTGGCGATAATTGTTGATCATGGTCTTCGAGCAGAGAGCAAACAGGAGGCCCACGTTGTTTCTCACCGAGTTTCAGAAATGG GAATCAGGTGTGAGATCGCCAGCTGTGATTGGCCAAGAGGCAGACCAAAACAGGGTCATTTGCAGGAAGCTGCCCGTGAAATGAG GTACCAAATCTTTCAAGAAGTTTGTGCCAAACACCAGATTGGGGTATTGCTTATTGCACATCATGCTGATGATCAG GCcgagttatttattttaaggcTTTCTCGAAATAGTGGTGTGCTTGGACTTGCAGGCATGCCTTTTACTTCCCAGATTTTCCCTACATATACACATTCCGTCCAGGAAGTTCAGGTAAACCAGGGCATTCTTCTTGTGCGGCCTCTTCTGGAATTTTCAAAGGAAGATATGTACAAG ATATGCCAAGGAGGTAGTGAGGATTGGGTGGAAGACCCTACTAATCAGAGCCCATTATATGCACGTAATAGGATACGGATGGTGCTGAATAATTTGTCATCTT CTAAATTCAAGTTTGAGCTTCAAGCAATAATTTCTGCATGCAGAATAACACGCACATATGTTGATCAAATTGGCTATAGCTTGATACATGATGCCGTGATTATCAAGGAT CATGGTTATGCTGTTATTGATTTACAGATTCTGTGTCCTTTGAAAATTGAGGACATATGCCTGATGAAATTTCTTTCCTTGGTCTTACAG tttGTATCACAAAGGCAAAGGCAAGTCAGAGGCAGTGCTATGAAATTGCTAATGGACTACATTCGTACATTTCCATGCAAG AACTCTATCACAGCAGCAGGTTGTTACCTTTGTCCAGATCCTGGTTCTAGAGGGTCTAGACTCCTGGTCTGCTGCTGCTCTGATGACTGTGCTTTGCCATTAAAGATGGAATTTTTTGAGTCTCTCTCTTATGGACAAGAAGTGCATTGTGCTGCCAATGAGTTAGAAAAAATTATAGAGGATGAAAACTCATTTGCAAATAACTTGGTTCCAGATGCTTCAGATGTACACTTTTTGGATGTGAATCCTACTTTAATTTTGACGGAAGCCAAAAAGCTAAACATAATCAGTGAATCAACCTACTCTAATATTCTTGCTTTGCAGAAGCAAGAAACTGCTAACTTCAGGTCTAAAACTGAGACAAGTTATGACCCTGCATCAAAGCATGGAGTTGAAATTGTTACCCCTTCTAGAAAATCTCTTCAGCCAGGACAATTTTGTTACTTTATGGATCGATTCATTCTCACGTGgagtttgaaaaataaaattgatgaaGATGAACTTTCTGGTTTAGTGGATTATGAAATGGATTTGAGCAAGGAAGCCAGGAGCTTTTGTTGCACATCTTGTGTAGTTGGTCATATACCTGAGGTGCGACACATGATTGAATCTGACTGGCTGTATCTGGCTGAGTTATCAAAATATCCACTTTCTAAAAACTTCACCCAATATGAGGTTAAATCAGTGAATGAAACCAAGCAGATAATGGACAGGACATCTCCATGTTTGCACTATGCCAGTGTATCAGCAAAACAAGCTCTCCACAAGTTAAAATCTATCCCAGTTGCTGCAAGGAGAAGCCTGCCTGTTCTGATCACTGAACAAGGACAATTACAAAGCATTCCA AGTGTTGATTTCAAGCACTGTCCCTTCTTGATGGTGCATATGGAATTTAGGCCAAAAATACCACTTGGGGGAGGTCATACCACATTCATATAG
- the LOC137838080 gene encoding subtilisin-like protease SBT6.1 isoform X2 gives MHFECSLMHSLLQVSYTSWFLDAFNYAIATNMDVLNLSIGGPDYLDLPFVEKIWEITANNIIMVSAIGNDGPLYGTLNNPADQSDIIGVGGIDYSDHIASFSSRGMSTWELPHGYGRVKPDIVAYGRDIMGSKISAGCKSLSGTSVASPVVAGIVCLLVSIIPEPERKSILNPASMKQALVEGAAKLSGPNMYEQGAGRVNLLESYEILKSYKPRTSIFPSVLDYTDCPYTWPFCRQPLYAGAMPVIFNATILNGMGVIGYVESPPTWHPFNEEGNLLSIHFTYSEIIWPWTGYLALHMQIKEEGAQFSGRIEGNVTLKVSSPPAQGEKDPRVSICVLQLKLNVVPTPQRSKRILWDQFHNIKYPPGYIPRDSLDVRNDILDWHGDHLHTNFHIMFNMLRDAGYYIESLGSPLTCFDARHYGTLLLVDLEDEYFPEEIEKLRDDVVNTGLGLAVFAEWYNVDSMVKMRFFDDNTRSWWTPVTGGANIPALNDLLAPFGIAFGDKILTGDFSLLGEQNRYASGTNIVRFPRGGYVHSFPFLDSSESGATQSVLLTSGSTKADSPILGLMAMGKGRIAVYGDSNCLDSSHMVTNCFSLLRKILDFTSEDVRDPTLFSDSIKQDSPLYEADNQLPSRRSDVNFSSYSAIVGKEMICGTDTRFEIWGTKGYSLQVRGRNRRLPGFPVIDLGSGFNSSSDTSNTRRPRLTVRNKDDSLGNRYLGLFYEDEPDAPILVVGHWLVPFVVAVTGVLLLSFWRIRQKRRRRRKGSSSGRLANI, from the exons ATGCATTTCGAGTGTTCACTGATGCACAG CCTGTTGCAGGTATCATATACATCATGGTTCCTTGATGCCTTCAACTATGCAATTGCAACCAATATGGATGTGTTGAACTTGAGCATAGGTGGACCTGATTACTTGGATCTCCCGTTTGTTGAAAAG ATATGGGAGATAACAGCAAATAATATAATCATGGTTTCTGCAATTGGAAATGATGGACCACTTTATGGAACTTTGAACAATCCAGCAGATCAAAGTGATATCATCGGTGTTGGTGGTATTGACTATAGTGACCATATAGCCTCCTTTTCCTCACGTGGCATGAGTACCTGGGAGCTTCCTCATGG TTACGGCCGCGTGAAGCCAGACATAGTTGCATATGGACGGGACATTATGGGATCAAAAATTAGTGCGGGCTGTAAAAGCTTATCAGGAACTAGTGTTGCAAGTCCTGTAGTTGCTGGTATTGTATGTTTGCTTGTCAGCATCATTCCTGAACCTGAGAGAAAAAGTATCTTAAACCCAGCAAGCATGAAACAAGCATTGGTTGAGGGTGCTGCAAAGCTTTCTGGGCCTAACATGTATGAGCAGGGTGCTGGCAGAGTTAATCT GTTAGAATCATATGAGATTCTTAAGAGCTACAAACCTAGGACAAGCATCTTTCCCAGTGTTCTTGATTATACAGATTGTCCTTACACATGGCCCTTTTGTCGTCAACCACTCTATGCAGGTGCCATGCCTGTCATCTTCAATGCCACCATTTTGAATGGAATGGGTGTTATTGGATACGTTGAAAGTCCACCAACATGGCACCCTTTTAATGAAGAAGGGAATCTTCTAAGCATACATTTTACTTATTCTGAGATCATTTGGCCTTGGACTGGTTATTTGGCTCTTCACATGCAAATAAAGGAAGAAGGTGCACAGTTTTCTGGTAGGATTGAAGGTAATGTGACTCTCAAGGTTTCTAGCCCCCCGGCTCAAGGTGAGAAGGACCCTCGAGTTAGCATCTGTGTGcttcaattaaaattaaatgtgGTGCCAACACCACAACGATCAAAACGAATTTTGTGGGATCAGTTTCACAATATCAAATACCCACCTGGATATATTCCTAGAGATTCCTTGGATGTTCGTAATGACATTCTTGACTGGCATGGGGATCATCTGCATACAAATTTTCACATCATGTTCAACATGTTACGAGATGCTGGTTACTATATTGAATCACTCGGTTCTCCTCTTACATGCTTTGATGCTCGGCACTATGGAACACTTCTGTTGGTGGATCTTGAGGATGAGTACTTTCCTGAGGAGATTGAAAAACTAAGAGATGATGTTGTAAATACTGGATTGGGATTAGCTGTCTTTGCTGAGTGGTATAATGTAGATTCCATGGTAAAGATGCGATTCTTTGATGACAATACACGAAGCTGGTGGACCCCAGTCACTGGAGGTGCTAATATTCCTGCACTTAATGATCTTTTGGCTCCATTTGGGATTGCTTTTGGAGATAAGATTCTGACTGGTGATTTTTCGCTTTTGGGTGAGCAGAATCGATATGCATCTGGGACAAATATAGTGAGGTTTCCAAGGGGTGGTTATGTTCATAGCTTTCCGTTTTTAGATAGTTCAGAAAGTGGAGCCACACAGAGTGTGCTGCTAACTTCTGGCTCAACCAAG GCAGATTCTCCAATTCTTGGTCTCATGGCAATGGGCAAAGGTCGCATAGCTGTGTATGGGGACTCCAATTGTTTGGACAGCAGTCATATGGTTACAAATTGTTTTTCCCTTCTGAGGAAAATACTGGATTTTACCAGTGAAGATGTTAGAGATCCAACACTTTTCTCTGATTCAATTAAACAAGACTCTCCCTTGTATGAAGCTGACAATCAGTTGCCATCCCGCAGAAGTGATGTAAATTTCTCTTCATATTCAGCTATTGTGGGTAAGGAAATGATCTGCGGGACCGACACAAGGTTTGAAATCTGGGGAACTAAGGGCTACAGCTTGCAAGTCAGAGGGAGAAACAGAAGACTGCCGGGTTTTCCTGTCATTGATTTGGGGAGCGGTTTCAATTCATCGTCTGACACTTCTAACACTAGACGACCAAGGTTGACAGTAAGAAACAAGGATGATTCTCTGGGGAACAGGTACTTAGGCCTGTTCTATGAAGACGAG CCTGATGCACCTATTCTGGTTGTTGGTCACTGGCTAGTTCCTTTTGTTGTCGCAGTAACTG GTGTTTTGCTATTGAGTTTTTGGCGAATTCGCCAAAAGAGGCGTAGACGAAGGAAAGGATCAAGTTCTGGTAGATTGGCCAACATATAG